The Triticum dicoccoides isolate Atlit2015 ecotype Zavitan chromosome 6A, WEW_v2.0, whole genome shotgun sequence genome has a window encoding:
- the LOC119316673 gene encoding DUF724 domain-containing protein 3-like, with amino-acid sequence MGRGRPKRRPPNPSESSEDEAFMMPIGAAVEVRRDDPGFAGSFYEATVASHLLSDGGHGRYTVSYSTLLGEEAEPLRETAAAANVRPRPPPEEREFVIHEMVEAFHSDGWWAGVVAAVVPPTVTGDRRRRAYRVTFPTLRETLQFEETDLRPHRVFQCGRWVPAAEVGKGSPLFSEGNQVEVSHFARNFSGSWNPATVLKVIGATHFLVQYMHIGKDDESATEILDSQYIRPSRDITNMDSRYRFSPASHVEVLHEGGWRPAIIVKVLGSEINKKYVVNLKNPKTDMDDVEPVDVLTVESTQLRPRFDWDGKKWVRCLKKPSLQTYVHEMHPFQKPCNGPRLTSRKRPIPAFYDDSDKVSNKPGSRRDKKLKDEDVTSEQISPVLSIRKENNEIIHKQGNAAVALRSGLSLTSLPQMVAFGSLSSSTLAPGCHLEQSSSQMIIVPSMAQNRQIQASLFEGFGEPRPVPQGPLLGTRSLGSDFRIIEGSKNVLSGQDKQSTVGTGTELSRQMEKGVSSQTTVVLGENPETIQPMKGITAPAKATEEDMAELPNDVTAGCETLPEMDELSCIDPTSRKDTGGSEAGNGRNDLEQEGYTGEAHDSCCPLLSESAAVHESIMDTNGRVSEALACQHLPFVKTSPMWAHLEGLEIFRKAPQRPNFHQFEQHGQEICEGLALGLMLSFAILAESINRLNALDDSRLLEQKMTGLALLEADGFDVKDLRSRVETLLHAKNSCVEPQDSMIKLEEKIAHKETKDQELGTQVRSLAMAVHHHDLHAYLMRNVMRSTITQKMNNAMEISRLKTEANKLKRSCLSKSPSPCHGEFGGEQVSTS; translated from the exons ATGGGGCGCGGCCGTCCCAAGAGGCGCCCTCCGAATCCCTCCGAGTCGTCGGAGGACGAGGCGTTCATGATGCCGATCGGCGCGGCGGTGGAGGTGCGCAGAGACGACCCCGGTTTCGCCGGCTCCTTCTACGAGGCCACCGTCGCCAGTCACCTGCTCTCAGACGGCGGCCACGGGCGCTACACGGTGTCCTATTCCACGCTCCTGGGCGAGGAGGCTGAGCCGCTCAGGGAGACCGCAGCCGCCGCCAACGtgcggccgcggccgccgcccgAGGAAAGGGAGTTCGTGATTCACGAGATGGTGGAGGCGTTCCACAGCGACGGGTGGTGGGCCGGCGTAGTCGCCGCCGTTGTCCCGCCAACGGTGACGGGAGATCGCCGGCGGAGGGCGTACAGGGTCACGTTCCCCACGTTGCGGGAGACGCTGCAGTTCGAGGAGACGGATCTGCGGCCGCACCGCGTGTTCCAGTGTGGGCGGTGGGTCCCGGCTGCAGAGGTG GGCAAGGGAAGTCCTTTGTTCAGTGAGGGGAATCAAGTTGAAGTGAGTCATTTTGCAAGAAACTTTAGTGGATCCTGGAATCCAGCTACtgttcttaaagtgattggtgctaCACATTTTCTAGTACAGTACATGCATATTGGGAAGGATGATGAATCGGCCACTGAGATTCTAGATTCACAATATATCCGGCCATCACGCGACATCACCAATATGGATTCTAGGTACAGATTTTCTCCTGCATCTCATGTTGAGGTCCTTCATGAAGGTGGCTGGCGGCCTGCTATTATTGTGAAGGTTTTAGGTTCTGAAATCAACAAGAAGTATGTAGTGAACTTGAAGAATCCCAAGACAGACATGGATGACGTGGAACCTGTGGATGTTCTGACGGTGGAAAGTACGCAGCTACGGCCACGGTTTGACTGGGATGGTAAAAAATGGGTACGCTGCTTGAAAAAG CCTTCGCTCCAAACTTATGTCCATGAGATGCATCCATTCCAGAAACCTTGTAATGGTCCTCGATTAACTTCTCGAAAAAGGCCAATTCCCGCCTTCTATGATGACTCGGATAAAGTAAGTAATAAACCTGGTTCTCGTCGTGACAAAAAGTTGAAGGATGAAGATGTGACATCAGAACAAATTTCTCCTGTTTTGTCCATTCGTAAGGAAAACAATGAAATTATTCATAAGCAAGGAAATGCAGCAGTGGCATTGAGATCTGGGTTGTCCCTTACTTCACTGCCACAAATGGTGGCATTTGGCTCTCTGAGTTCATCTACACTTGCTCCAGGCTGTCATCTTGAACAATCATCTTCTCAGATGATTATCGTACCCTCTATGGCACAAAATCGACAGATTCAGGCTTCTCTGTTTGAAGGTTTTGGTGAACCAAGACCTGTCCCACAGGGCCCACTATTAGGAACGCGATCACTTGGCTCAGATTTTCGCATCATTGAAGGGTCAAAAAATGTATTAAGCGGTCAGGATAAGCAATCAACTGTTGGAACTGGGACTGAACTGTCCAGGCAAATGGAGAAAGGTGTTTCTTctcaaacaacagtggttctagggGAGAACCCTGAAACT ATACAGCCAATGAAAGGGATAACTGCTCCTGCTAAAGCTACTGAGGAAGACA TGGCAGAACTGCCTAATGATGTGACTGCTGGGTGTGAAACACTTCCAGAAATGGATGAACTGAGTTGTATTGACCCGACATCACGAAAGGACACCGGAG GTTCAGAAGCAGGTAATGGAAGAAATGATCTTGAGCAAGAGGGCTACACAGGTGAAGCACATGATTCTTGCTGTCCCTTGTTGTCGGAATCAGCAGCTGTGCATGAGAGTATCATGGACACGAATGGCCGGGTTTCAGAAGCTTTGGCATGCCAGCATCTTCCATTTGTGAAGACCTCCCCAATGTGGGCACACCTTGAGGGACTGGAAATATTCAGGAAAGCACCACAGCGACCAAATTTCCATCAGTTCGAGCAGCATGGTCAAGAGATCTGTGAAGGACTGGCATTAGGTTTGATGCTCTCTTTTGCTATTTTAGCAGAAAGCATAAACAGGCTGAATGCTCTGGACGATAGTAGACTACTCGAGCAGAAGATGACGGGCCTTGCTTTGCTTGAGGCAGATGGTTTTGATGTCAAGGACCTGAGATCACGCGTGGAAACTTTACTCCACGCAAAAAATAGTTGCGTTGAACCACAGGATTCCATGATAAAGCTGGAGGAGAAGATTGCTCACAAAGAAACCAAGGACCAAGAACTTGGCACGCAAGTTCGGTCGCTGGCTATGGCTGTCCATCATCACGATCTACATGCCTATCTCATGCGCAACGTCATGCGGTCTACCATCACACAGAAGATGAACAATGCTATGGAGATCTCAAGGCTCAAGACAGAAGCGAACAAGCTTAAGAGATCGTGTCTATCCAAATCACCGTCGCCGTGCCACGGTGAGTTTGGAGGTGAGCAAGTCAGCACGTCTTGA